The following proteins are co-located in the Eleginops maclovinus isolate JMC-PN-2008 ecotype Puerto Natales chromosome 1, JC_Emac_rtc_rv5, whole genome shotgun sequence genome:
- the eif2s2 gene encoding eukaryotic translation initiation factor 2 subunit 2 — MSGDEMIFDPNMTKKKKKKKKPFMLDEEGGEGVGGEEAKEVEAKEAEPEAGEDKEVDFDEDEIRKKEPSDDLNDLNFFNQKKKKKKPKKVFENEVEEGLKELKIEGEQTETLEEDNLDLMLPTKKKKQKKVDFEGELVEKDDALEDDEGKNNDGISFSSITGPSWAGTERDYTYDELLNRVFNIMREKNPDMVAGEKRKFVMKPPQVVRVGTKKTSFVNFTDICKLLHRQPKHLLAFLLAELGTSGSIDGNNQLVIKGRFQQKQIENVLRRYIKEYVTCHTCRSPETILQKDTRLYFLQCETCHSRCSVASIKTGFQAVTGKRAQLRAKAN; from the exons aTGATTTTTGATCCCAACATGaccaaaaagaagaagaagaagaagaagccctTCATGCTGGacgaggaaggaggagagggcgTGGGAGGGGAAGAGGCTAAGGAGGTGGAGGCAAAGGAGGCAGAACCAGAGGCTGGAGAAGACAAGGAGGTGGATTTCGATGAAGATGAAATCAGGAAGAAAG AGCCATCCGATGATTTGAACGACTTGAACTTCTTcaaccagaagaagaagaaaaagaagcccaaaaaagtgtttgaaaatGAAGTTGAAGAGGGTCTTAAG GAGCTGAAAATTGAGGGAGAGCAGACAGAGACGCTGGAGGAGGACAACCTGGACCTGATGCTTCCTACcaagaaaaagaagcaaaagAAAGTGGACTTTGAGGGAGAGCTAGTGGAGAAGGATGACG CATTGGAGGATGATGAGGGGAAGAACAACGATGGGATCTCCTTCAGCTCCATCACAGGACCATCCTGGGCCGGCACTGAAAGAGATTACACTTATGATGAG CTCCTGAACCGAGTCTTCAACATCATGAGGGAGAAGAACCCAGACATGGTGGCCGGAGAGAAGAGGAAGTTTGTGATGAAGCCTCCTCAGGTGGTCCGAGTGGGAACTAAGAAAACCTCCTTTGTCAATTTCACAGATATCTGCAAACT GTTGCATCGTCAGCCTAAACATCTCCTCGCTTTCCTGTTAGCTGAGCTGGGAACAAG CGGTTCCATAGACGGAAATAACCAGCTTGTGATTAAAGGCAGATTTCAACAGAAACAGATAGAAAATGTGTTGAGAAGATATATCA AGGAATACGTGACGTGTCACACCTGCCGCTCCCCAGAGACCATCCTGCAGAAGGACACTCGCCTCTATTTCCTGCAGTGTGAAACATGCCACTCCCGCTGCTCCGTCGCCAGCATCAAGACAGGTTTCCAGGCTGTGACGGGCAAGAGGGCGCAGCTCCGCGCCAAAGCCAACTAA